One window of Magallana gigas chromosome 2, xbMagGiga1.1, whole genome shotgun sequence genomic DNA carries:
- the LOC105332513 gene encoding interaptin, producing the protein MAQSEKQHPLRIFGENDSDTEDPPMDPQSPTQSTRADQEGSIDDTASTEQHVETTCTSQTHEPKVDKYKDSPLHTKEKISERRDKEKFAVEQTSAERGQEEMEQINQRSGNTLKNDKKQVVFIENADQPAIEDLLRNCSMCKDELLIGGNLEDALGEYEHLLKKRETGCPKQRKQRKMSSGDFESVNDSNKKQAPALYAVMSAVSDRVPGYSRWRDALSEFLTLTTSSQSDPEKKRQQPFTSSQSKRPRKSYGNIIEWLLDQDNWGSDRAPRPEVVKECRHLFTCQSKLKSAFPEGADIFALVDSTFKDANDVPHKLRHSALFHFLLTVDERKYGIELSEIWRDFGRLVLAEKLLDLAQKAKGPDLKQNIIMKRLEFYKMQNQLKEKEEEIEELSMRLSKFASQQLTEGNPNIADLSDTHRPTRLGEMYSQLFDDEWSEAFEAFKPRTEDDGDDALPDTLYTLQNILTNIFEFCKDQFKRQKIYLEDSFAVTLGFEKPKRDDAASEKDSKVNSELIPSLEKKEQTESFGDSSTTEKRNKEEDEEEHNRETDGGNGSSEQLLTPPFAKENPNKLEADNEEEQKYDQIMTTQEHGDENGQQILPLDKDLSTDNEINAKKNNQEPSNQNPKQETLEDGNRSERKQEEKVEPGDVKPEDRVYRNSVEYPNLVRHAKNFSKAVASTTAKSKSKLFIDTELPALIPDEIIRADVRVVTYVRKCVELCWYMCMQDPPMVIISPRQGQLVDKALFSFHGRRGKIVEVCVWPALLLHDNGPLVCKGYVLPEERNRNR; encoded by the exons ATGGCGCAGTCTGAAAAACAACACCCTTTAAGGATTTTTGGGGAAAATGATAGTGACACAGAGGACCCTCCTATGGATCCACAGTCTCCGACACAGTCAACACGAGCTGATCAGGAGGGTAGTATAGACGACACTGCTTCTACGGAGCAACACGTTGAGACAACTTGTACATCACAAACACATGAACCAAAAGTAGATAAATATAAGGACTCGCCATTGCACACAAAGGAGAAAATAAGTGAGAGGCGGGATAAGGAAAAGTTTGCAGTCGAACAGACCAGTGCAGAGCGAGGG caagAAGAAATGGAACAAATAAATCAGCGCTCAGGAAATACacttaaaaatgacaaaaaacaaGTTGTGTTTATCGAG AATGCCGATCAGCCTGCAATTGAGGATCTGTTAAGGAATTGTAGCATGTGTAAAGATGAACTTCTGATAGGGGGAAACCTAGAAGACGCTTTGGGGGAATATGAACATCttcttaaaaaaagagaaacagGCTGTCCG aaacaaagaaaacaaaggaaaatgtcTTCTGGTGACTTTGAATCCGTGAACGATAGCAACAAAAAGCAGGCTCCGGCGCTGTACGCCGTGATGTCTGCTGTTTCCGACAGGGTTCCCGGCTACAGCAGATGGAGAGACGCTCTATCTGAATTTCTCACACTCACCACAAGCTCTCAGTCCGACCCAGAGAAGAAG AGACAGCAGCCTTTTACTAGTTCTCAAAGCAAACGGCCTAGGAAGTCGTATGGAAACATCATCGAGTGGTTGTTGGACCAGGATAATTGGGGGTCAGATCGAGCCCCGAGGCCAGAGGTGGTCAAGGAGTGTCGACATCTGTTTACGTGTCAGAGTAAACTGAAATCAGCATTCCCAGAGGGGGCC GACATATTCGCTCTGGTTGACTCTACGTTCAAGGACGCAAACGATGTCCCACATAAACTGAGGCACTCGGCTCTGTTTCATTTTCTGCTTACTGTTGATGAGCGGAAATATGGAATAGAATTATCAGAGATTTGGAGAGACTTTGGGAGACTTGTTTTGGCAGAAAAACTGCTAGATCTAGCCCAAAAGGCCAAG GGACCCGATCTGaaacaaaatatcataatgaaaaGACTTGAATTCTACAAGATGCAAAATCAGTTGAAGGAGAAAGAGGAGGAAATTGAAGAACTGTCTATGAG ACTGAGTAAATTTGCCAGTCAACAGCTGACGGAGGGAAACCCCAACATCGCGGACCTGAGTGACACCCACCGCCCCACAAGACTGGGGGAGATGTACAGTCAGCTGTTTGATGACGAGTGGTCAGAGGCATTCGAGGCCTTCAAACCCAGAACAGAAGATGATGGTGACGATGCCCTTCCCGACACGCTTTATACGCTGCAGAACATATTGACG AATATCTTCGAATTTTGTAAAGACCAATTTAAGAGACAGAAGATTTACCTTGAAGATAGTTTCGCCGTCACTTTAGGGTTTGAAAAACCAAAG AGAGACGATGCGGCTTCAGAGAAGGATAGTAAAGTTAACAGCGAATTAATACCTTCTCTGGAAAAGAAAGAACAAACGGAGTCCTTTGGAGACAGCAGCACTACGGAGAAGAGGAATAAAGAGGAAGACGAGGAAGAACATAACAGAGAGACCGATGGAGGAAATGGGTCCTCAGAACAACTTTTAACGCCACCTTTTGCGAAGGAAAATCCAAACAAACTGGAAGCAGATAATGAGGAAGAGCAGAAATATGATCAGATAATGACTACTCAAGAACATGGGGACGAAAATGGCCAACAAATTCTACCACTGGATAAAGATCTGAGCACTGACAACGAAATCAATGCTAAGAAAAACAATCAGGAGCCATCTAACCAAAACCCAAAACAAGAAACTTTAGAAGATGGAAATCGATCCGAGAGGAAACAAGAAGAGAAAGTAGAACCTGGTGATGTGAAGCCAGAGGACAGAGTGTACAGAAACAGTGTGGAGTACCCAAATCTTGTCAGGCACGCCAAAAACTTCAGTAAAGCAGTGGCCTCCACGACAGCCAAAAGCAAATCAAAG CTGTTCATAGACACTGAGCTCCCCGCCCTGATACCAGACGAGATCATCCGAGCAGACGTCCGCGTGGTGACGTACGTGAGGAAGTGTGTAGAGCTGTGTTGGTACATGTGTATGCAGGACCCACCAATGGTGATCATCTCACCCAGACAAGGACAGCTGGTGGACAAGGCCTTATTCTCCTTCCATGGACGCCGCGGGAAGATCGTGGAGGTGTGTGTGTGGCCGGCGCTTCTTCTCCATGACAACGGACCCCTGGTGTGTAAGGGATACGTACTTCCGGAGGAGAGGAATCGCAATAGATAA